One genomic segment of Bos javanicus breed banteng chromosome 23, ARS-OSU_banteng_1.0, whole genome shotgun sequence includes these proteins:
- the GLYATL3 gene encoding glycine N-acyltransferase-like protein 3 isoform X1 — MQVLNCSTKLLLLEKMLKSHFPESLKVYGAVMNINRGNPFQKEVVLDSWPDFKAIITRRQKEAETDNLDHYTNAYAVFYKDVNAYRQLLEEHGVINWDQVFQIQGLQSELYDVSKAVADSKQVDVKLASFKAACLPPISTADTSFLMNSSVQLTYLSIADVDLLNQTWSRGGNEQCRRYIANLISCFPSVCVRDDKGNPMSWSMTDQFATMCHGYTMPEHRRKGYNRLVILMLARKLQSQGFPCQGNILDDNTTSINLTKSIHSDFLPCRFHRLILTPPAFSGQVHP; from the exons GTTTATGGAGCAGTGATGAACATAAATCGTGGGAATCCCTTTCAAAAGGAAGTGGTGTTGGATTCATGGCCTGACTTCAAAGCCATCATCACACGGCGGCAGAAAGAG GCTGAGACAGACAACTTGGACCATTATACTAATGCCTATGCTGTGTTCTACAAAGATGTCAATGCTTACCGACAGCTGTTAGAAGAACATGGTGTTATCAACTGGGACCAAGTCTTTCAAATACAGG GGTTGCAGAGTGAATTATATGATGTTTCCAAAGCTGTTGCTGACTCAAAGCAGGTGGATGTAAAGCTAGCTTCCTTCAAGGCCGCTTGCTTACCTCCGATTTCAACGGCAGACACCAGTTTCTT AATGAATTCTTCCGTACAACTAACCTACCTGAGCATTGCTGATGTTGACTTACTCAACCAGACTTGGTCTCGGGGCGGCAATGAACAGTGTCGCCGGTACATCGCCAACCTCATCTCCTGCTTCCCCAGTGTGTGTGTCCGTGATGATAAGGGGAACCCCATGTCTTGGTCTATGACAGACCAGTTTGCCACCATGTGCCATGGCTACACCATGCCTGAGCATCGCAGGAAAGGTTATAATCGGCTGGTGATCCTCATGTTGGCCAGAAAGTTGCAAAGCCAGGGATTCCCCTGTCAAGGCAACATCCTGGATGACAACACTACATCCATTAACCTCACAAAGAGCATCCACAGTGACTTCTTGCCTTGTCGGTTCCATAGGCTGATTCTCACCCCTCCAGCTTTCTCTGGGCAAGTTCACCCCTAG
- the C23H6orf141 gene encoding uncharacterized protein C6orf141 homolog, with protein MNGPHTGMGAPGPRGAPDLADSPRSEQRCQQFALEAGRWAPSAPGARNLSAAESSRRQGGAHEDREVGENADCDSWVRDKVLFLLHPERWLGTKGDAAPEEVADEEDLFKAQGQDREPNCSSPLFPRKIRISGSRVDAPSRAPKPLLVRVLDYEVTQEVLEVAWAKGSMTTLTEERSMTAVTFRTNRE; from the coding sequence ATGAATGGCCCTCATACTGGAATGGGGGCCCCGGGTCCCCGCGGGGCTCCAGATCTCGCAGACTCGCCCCGCAGCGAGCAACGCTGCCAGCAGTTTGCGCTCGAGGCGGGGCGCTGGGCTCCCTCGGCCCCAGGTGCCCGGAATCTCTCGGCGGCGGAATCGAGCCGCAGGCAGGGCGGTGCCCACGAGGACCGCGAGGTGGGGGAGAATGCGGACTGTGATTCCTGGGTCCGAGATAAAGTGCTCTTTCTTTTGCACCCGGAGAGGTGGTTGGGGACTAAGGGGGACGCCGCGCCGGAAGAGGTGGCCGATGAGGAGGACCTTTTCAAAGCGCAAGGACAAGACCGGGAACCCAACTGCTCTTCTCCTCTCTTTCCACGGAAAATTCGAATTTCTGGCAGCCGTGTAGACGCTCCCTCTCGAGCTCCCAAACCCCTGCTCGTGCGGGTCTTGGATTATGAGGTGACACAAGAAGTCCTGGAGGTCGCATGGGCGAAGGGTAGCATGA
- the GLYATL3 gene encoding glycine N-acyltransferase-like protein 3 isoform X2: MNINRGNPFQKEVVLDSWPDFKAIITRRQKEAETDNLDHYTNAYAVFYKDVNAYRQLLEEHGVINWDQVFQIQGLQSELYDVSKAVADSKQVDVKLASFKAACLPPISTADTSFLMNSSVQLTYLSIADVDLLNQTWSRGGNEQCRRYIANLISCFPSVCVRDDKGNPMSWSMTDQFATMCHGYTMPEHRRKGYNRLVILMLARKLQSQGFPCQGNILDDNTTSINLTKSIHSDFLPCRFHRLILTPPAFSGQVHP, from the exons ATGAACATAAATCGTGGGAATCCCTTTCAAAAGGAAGTGGTGTTGGATTCATGGCCTGACTTCAAAGCCATCATCACACGGCGGCAGAAAGAG GCTGAGACAGACAACTTGGACCATTATACTAATGCCTATGCTGTGTTCTACAAAGATGTCAATGCTTACCGACAGCTGTTAGAAGAACATGGTGTTATCAACTGGGACCAAGTCTTTCAAATACAGG GGTTGCAGAGTGAATTATATGATGTTTCCAAAGCTGTTGCTGACTCAAAGCAGGTGGATGTAAAGCTAGCTTCCTTCAAGGCCGCTTGCTTACCTCCGATTTCAACGGCAGACACCAGTTTCTT AATGAATTCTTCCGTACAACTAACCTACCTGAGCATTGCTGATGTTGACTTACTCAACCAGACTTGGTCTCGGGGCGGCAATGAACAGTGTCGCCGGTACATCGCCAACCTCATCTCCTGCTTCCCCAGTGTGTGTGTCCGTGATGATAAGGGGAACCCCATGTCTTGGTCTATGACAGACCAGTTTGCCACCATGTGCCATGGCTACACCATGCCTGAGCATCGCAGGAAAGGTTATAATCGGCTGGTGATCCTCATGTTGGCCAGAAAGTTGCAAAGCCAGGGATTCCCCTGTCAAGGCAACATCCTGGATGACAACACTACATCCATTAACCTCACAAAGAGCATCCACAGTGACTTCTTGCCTTGTCGGTTCCATAGGCTGATTCTCACCCCTCCAGCTTTCTCTGGGCAAGTTCACCCCTAG